One Nostoc sp. CENA543 genomic window, GCCAGAGATAACGTTGAAATTGGTTCAGCCGGTGGTGGAATTGATGGTGGTCAATGGCAAATGCCCATGCCCCATTTAATCACAGAAGGTTTAATTACCAAGGGCAATCAAAAAATCCCCATGTATGTGTTGTGTCAGTTAATTACACATGGTAATGGGATTGCGATCGCCAACAAACACCAAGGTAGCGGTATCAGCTTAAAATTAGCAGGTGCAAAATCTGTATTCTCTAAACTCAAATCTTCCCCCACTCCCTTCACCGCAGCTTTCACCTTTCCCCATGTTAACCAAGATTTGTGGATTCGCTATTGGTTAGCAGCAGGTGGTCTTGACCCTGATGCCGACGTAAAACTGCTGACTGTTCCCGCAGCGCAAACCGTCGCTAACATGAAAACCGGGACAATGGATGCTTTTAGCACCGGCGACCCCTGGCCTTACCGCATTGTTACTGACAAAATCGGTTACATGGCTGCGTTAACGGCGGAAATTTGGAAGAACCACCCCGAAGAATATTTAGCTATGCGCGCTGATTGGGTTGACCAACATCCCAAAGCCACCAAAGCCATCCTCAAAGGGATTATGGAAGCCCAACAGTGGTTAGATAACTTTGATAACCGCAAAGAAGCAGCCGAAATTCTATCCGGTAGAAATTACTTCAACTTGAATTCACCAGAAATTCTGGCTGACCCATTCCAAGGTAAGTATGACATGGGTGATGGTCGCAAGATTGATGATAAATCAATGGCAGCTTACTACTGGAAAGATGAAAAAGGTAACGTTTCCTATCCTTACCAAAGCCATGATTTGTGGTTCATCACTGAAAACGTGCGTTGGGGATTCTTGCCCAAAGATTACATTACCAACGGTGCGGCTAAAGCTAAAGAATTAATCAAGAAAGTCAATCGGGAAGATATTTGGAAAGAAGCAGCGAAAGAAGCAGGAATTGCGTCTGCTGATATCCCCACCAGCACATCCCGTGGTGTAGAAGAATTTTTTGATGGTGCTAAGTTCGACCCTGAAAATCCAGAAGCCTATCTCAAGAGTTTGGCTATCAAGAAAGTGAGTGTTTAGTCATTAGTCATTAGTTATTAGTGACTGGGAAAGAAAAATTTAAAAGTTTTTGCCTTTTGAATTTTGAATTTTGAATTGATTGCGTCATCTGAGGAACATAAAATCATGACCGTAGCACAGAGAAGACCTAGTAACCCTAAGTTGGATAGTGGATTCTTATCCCAACTACAAAAGCAATTTCCCAATATTGTCCCACCTGCGATCGCCATTACTGTTTTCTTGGCAGTCTGGCAGTTATTCTCTTGGACTCCCGGTGCAACCTTACCAGGGCCAGTTCAAGTCATTAATGACACCTGGATCTTAATTTTGTATCCTTTTTATGATAAAGGCGGCATTGATAAGGGTTTATTTTGGCAAATCTTTGCTAGTCTACAACGGGTTGCCATTAGCTACACCTTAGCTGCCGTAGTTGGTATTGGCTTGGGGATTTTGATTGGTATTAACCAAACCATGTCCAAAGCTTTAGACCCCATCTTCCAGTTACTACGGACTGTACCTCCCCTAGCTTGGGTTCCCATTTCCTTGGCGGCTTTACGTCAAAACGAACCCGCCGCACTATTCGTAATTTTTATCACCGCCATTTGGCCTATCTTAATTAACACCGCCGTTGGCGTTACCCAAATTCCCCAAGACTACAACAACGTCGCTAAAGTATTGCAACTTAGCCGTAAAGAATACTTTACCAACATCTTAATTCCCGCCGCCTTACCCTACATTTTCACCGGCTTGAGAATTGCGATTGGTTTGGCTTGGTTAGCGATTATTGCGGCTGAGATTGTCATGTCCGGTATCGTCGGTATTGGTTTCTTCATCTGGGATGCTTACCAAAATAACAACGTCAGCGAAGTAATTTTGGCACTAGTTTACATCGGTGTTGTCGGCCTGATCCTCGATAAACTCATGGCTTGGGTGCAGAACCTGATTTTACCAGCAGAACAAAAATAGGGACTGGGTAATGGGGACTGGGGACTTGGTAAAAAATCCCTAATCCCTAATCCCTCATCCCTCATCCCTAATCGCCGATACCCAATAACCAATACCTAATACCGGAAGATTATGTCTGTATTTGTTGCTGTTGACCAAATTGATAAAGTATTTAATCTAACTGGTGGTGGCCAGTATATTGCCCTCAAAGGAATTGACCTGCAAATTAAAAAAGGTGAATTTGTTTCTTTGATTGGTCACTCCGGTTGCGGTAAATCCACACTATTAAATATGATTGCTGGTTTGGATTTACCAAGTGAAGGTGTGGTAACTCTCGAAGGACAAAGAATCACCAGACCAGGGCCAGACCGGATGGTGGTTTTCCAGAATTATTCCCTATTACCTTGGCGGACAGTTAGAGAAAATATTGCCTTGGCTGTTGACTCGGTAATGAAAGGGATGCCCGCAGCTGAACGTAAGGCTGTTGTGGAAAAACATATTGATATGGTGGGTTTGCGTCCTCACGCGGATAAACAGCCAGGGATGCTGTCAGGTGGACAAAAACAACGGGTGGCGATCGCTCGCGCTTTAGCAATTCGTCCTAAACTACTACTATTAGATGAACCCTTCGGCGCACTTGATGCCCTGACACGCGGTAACTTACAAGAACAGCTAATGCAAATCTGCGAAGAAAATGAAGTTACCGCCGTCATGGTTACTCACGACGTAGACGAAGCTGTGTTGTTATCTGACAGAATTGTCATGCTCACCAATGGGCCAGAATCTAAAATTGGTGACATATTAGAAGTCGATATCCCCCGTCCCCGCAAACGCATGGAAGTAGTAGAACACCCCAGCTACTACAGCTTGCGGAGTGAAATGATTTACTTCCTCAACCAACAAAAACGGGTGAAGAAAATCCGCGCCCGTAAAACCGCAGATGTGTCTCGCCACGGCTTAGAAAAAGTTAACTTAGAAATTGGCTTTCTACCCCTCACCGCCTGCGCCCCTCTCGCTGTCGCTAAAGAAAAAGGGTTCTTCACCAAGCACGGTTTAGATGAAGTCAACCTCGTGCGGGAAACTAGCTGGCGTGGTATCGTCGATGGGATGGCTGGCGGCTATATCGACGCAGCACAAATGCCTTCCGGGATGCCCATGTGGCTAACATTAGGAGGACATAATAATAAACCCCTCCCCGTTGTTACCTCCCTCACCATGACTCGCAACGGTAACGCCATCACCTTAGCTAAACGCTTCTATGACCAAGGTGTGCGTACCTTATCTGACTTCAAAAACTACCTGTTGCGTACCCGTGAACAACGCCACATCATGGGAGTAGTGCATCCCGCATCTATGCACAACCTGTTGCTGCGTTACTGGTTAGCGGCTGGCGGAATTGACCCCGATTTAGATGTGGATATGAAAACCATCCCTCCCGCCCAGATGGTAGCTGACTTACAAGCCGCCACCATTGACGGTTACTGTGTCGGTGAACCTTGGAACTACCGCGCGGCTATGGAAAATATAGGCTTTACCATCGCCACCGACTTAGAAG contains:
- a CDS encoding CmpA/NrtA family ABC transporter substrate-binding protein, coding for MSDFLNQISRRKFIVTAGASAGAVLLKGCLGNPPETTTGGNTQSAPTAQTVANISPEQAPEVTTVKLGYIPIVESAPLIIAKEKGFFAKYGMTGVELAKQASWGAARDNVEIGSAGGGIDGGQWQMPMPHLITEGLITKGNQKIPMYVLCQLITHGNGIAIANKHQGSGISLKLAGAKSVFSKLKSSPTPFTAAFTFPHVNQDLWIRYWLAAGGLDPDADVKLLTVPAAQTVANMKTGTMDAFSTGDPWPYRIVTDKIGYMAALTAEIWKNHPEEYLAMRADWVDQHPKATKAILKGIMEAQQWLDNFDNRKEAAEILSGRNYFNLNSPEILADPFQGKYDMGDGRKIDDKSMAAYYWKDEKGNVSYPYQSHDLWFITENVRWGFLPKDYITNGAAKAKELIKKVNREDIWKEAAKEAGIASADIPTSTSRGVEEFFDGAKFDPENPEAYLKSLAIKKVSV
- the ntrB gene encoding nitrate ABC transporter permease, translated to MTVAQRRPSNPKLDSGFLSQLQKQFPNIVPPAIAITVFLAVWQLFSWTPGATLPGPVQVINDTWILILYPFYDKGGIDKGLFWQIFASLQRVAISYTLAAVVGIGLGILIGINQTMSKALDPIFQLLRTVPPLAWVPISLAALRQNEPAALFVIFITAIWPILINTAVGVTQIPQDYNNVAKVLQLSRKEYFTNILIPAALPYIFTGLRIAIGLAWLAIIAAEIVMSGIVGIGFFIWDAYQNNNVSEVILALVYIGVVGLILDKLMAWVQNLILPAEQK
- a CDS encoding nitrate ABC transporter ATP-binding protein (This model describes the ATP binding subunits of ATP-binding cassette (ABC) transporters for nitrate transport, or for bicarbonate transport, in bacteria and archaea.), with protein sequence MSVFVAVDQIDKVFNLTGGGQYIALKGIDLQIKKGEFVSLIGHSGCGKSTLLNMIAGLDLPSEGVVTLEGQRITRPGPDRMVVFQNYSLLPWRTVRENIALAVDSVMKGMPAAERKAVVEKHIDMVGLRPHADKQPGMLSGGQKQRVAIARALAIRPKLLLLDEPFGALDALTRGNLQEQLMQICEENEVTAVMVTHDVDEAVLLSDRIVMLTNGPESKIGDILEVDIPRPRKRMEVVEHPSYYSLRSEMIYFLNQQKRVKKIRARKTADVSRHGLEKVNLEIGFLPLTACAPLAVAKEKGFFTKHGLDEVNLVRETSWRGIVDGMAGGYIDAAQMPSGMPMWLTLGGHNNKPLPVVTSLTMTRNGNAITLAKRFYDQGVRTLSDFKNYLLRTREQRHIMGVVHPASMHNLLLRYWLAAGGIDPDLDVDMKTIPPAQMVADLQAATIDGYCVGEPWNYRAAMENIGFTIATDLEVWLGHPGKVLGVREDWAERYPNTYIALTKALLEACQYCSKPENAEEIRLILAGRDYVSTDVDYIQLEDPDTNSCSLDHPMRQYAHHQFYADSAINRPSRTEQMWIMTQLARWGDTPFPRNWVEVVERVCRVRVFSTAARELGLDISYTRQPIQLFDGTPFNADDPIAYLNGLEIKRDISVAEVILDSPTRKVA